One stretch of Aptenodytes patagonicus chromosome 23, bAptPat1.pri.cur, whole genome shotgun sequence DNA includes these proteins:
- the H2AX gene encoding histone H2AX: MSGRGKSGGKARAKAKSRSSRAGLQFPVGRVHRLLRRGHYAERVGAGAPVYLAAVLEYLTAEILELAGNAARDNKKTRIIPRHLQLAVRNDEELNKLLGGVTIAQGGVLPNIQAVLLPKKTGGGGAGPTKAGKKGSGQQSQEY, translated from the coding sequence ATGTCTGGCCGTGGCAAGAGCGGCGGTAAGGCCCGCGCTAAGGCCAAGTCTCGCTCGTCCCGGGCTGGGCTGCAGTTCCCGGTCGGGCGTGTTCACCGGCTGCTGCGGCGCGGGCACTACGCGGAGCGGGTGGGGGCCGGCGCGCCCGTTTACCTGGCCGCCGTGCTGGAGTACCTGACggccgagatcctggagctggcggGCAACGCGGCGCGCGACAACAAGAAGACGCGCATCATCCCCCGTCACCTGCAGCTGGCGGTGCGCAACGACGAGGAGCTCAACAAGCTGCTGGGCGGCGTCACTATCGCGCAGGGCGGCGTCCTGCCCAACATCCAGGCCGTGCTGCTGCCCAAGAagacgggcggcggcggcgcgggccccACCAAGGCCGGCAAgaagggcagcgggcagcagtCGCAGGAGTACTAG